The proteins below are encoded in one region of Belonocnema kinseyi isolate 2016_QV_RU_SX_M_011 chromosome 3, B_treatae_v1, whole genome shotgun sequence:
- the LOC117170028 gene encoding formin-like protein 14 — MSRTFTRERDCSTEAPGPSTVHTELPSPICSISGSKSSNDTPIPPPPVRSIRDSGSSSNDLIPPPSVPLTRESGCSYDDMPPPPARKTRCSGSLNDHLRPSTPTRSPRCSRSSYNYLMPSPAVLFTRRSGYSNDNSLPPPPARLAERSGSSNNNLMPPPSARSTRRSKSLNDSLMPPPPARSTRRSGSSYENLMPPPPARSARRSGSSNYNLMPPPPTRSTRRSGSSNNDLMRTPPALSTGGSGSSNNDLVPPRSACPSGVSGSSDNDLIQPPPLRSTRESESSNNDLMPPPLARSVRRLGASNDNIMPQTPARSIRHSGLSNNC, encoded by the exons ATGTCACGAACTTTCACAAGAGAGAGGG ATTGTTCAACAGAAGCGCCAGGACCATCAACTGTTCATACAGAGCTCCCATCTCCTATCTGCTCAATAAGCGGCTCAAAATCTTCTAATGATACTCCAATACCTCCACCTCCTGTCCGGTCAATAAGGGACTCAGGATCTTCGAGTAATGATTTAATACCACCACCTTCTGTCCCTTTAACAAGGGAATCAGGATGTTCATATGATGATATGCCACCACCTCCTGCTAGAAAAACACGGTGCTCAGGATCTTTAAATGATCATTTAAGGCCTTCAACACCTACACGGTCACCAAGGTGCTCACGATCTTCATACAATTATTTAATGCCTTCACCTGCTGTCCTTTTTACAAGGCGCTCAGGATATTCAAATGATAATTCATTACCTCCACCTCCTGCCCGGTTAGCAGAGCGCTCAggatcttcaaataataatttaatgccTCCACCTTCTGCCCGGTCAACAAGGCGCTCGAAATCTTTAAATGATAGTTTAATGCCTCCACCTCCTGCCCGGTCAACACGGCGGTCAGGATCTTCATATGAGAATTTAATGCCTCCACCTCCAGCTCGGTCGGCAAGGCGCTCAGGATCTTCCAATTATAATTTAATGCCTCCACCACCGACCCGATCAACAAGGCGCTCAGGATCCTCGAATAATGATTTAATGCGAACACCTCCTGCCCTGTCAACAGGTGGATCAGGATCTTCAAATAATGATTTAGTGCCACCACGTTCTGCTTGCCCATCAGGGGTCTCAGGGTCTTCTGATAATGATTTAATACAACCACCTCCTTTACGGTCAACGAGAGAGTCAGAATCTTCAAATAATGATTTAATGCCACCACCTCTTGCGCGGTCAGTAAGGCGCTTAGGAGCTTCAAATGATAATATAATGCCTCAAACACCTGCCCGGTCAATCAGGCACTCAGGATTATCAAATAATTGTTGA